Below is a window of Dehalococcoidales bacterium DNA.
TGGACCGGTCATTATGAGCCGCTGCCGGTGAACAGCCGGGCTTTCTATGCCGAACTGGTCTCCGCGGTTACCGGTATTGATATTGATGAAGCGATGGCGACGGAGATGGCGAAGAGGGTGGTGAACCTGGTGCGGGGATACAATGTCCGGGCGGGTCTCCGGCGAAAGGATGACATGTTGCCTGACAGATATTTTACGATACCGCCAGCCCCGGGAACATACAAGGCGGATAAAGTCCTCTTCAACAAGTGGGTTGATGAGTGGTACAAAGTGAGGGGATGGGACGGTGATGGTATTCCTGCCAGGGAGACCCTTGAGGGGCTGGGTCTGGACTACGTAGTCCGGGACCTGGAGCGGAGGGGGATTTTAGCCAGGCCGGCCACTGCGCTGGTGACATAAGGGGACTTGACAAATCTTTCTGCATGTTGATATCATAAGCACACTAGTGTCACTGGGTTTTCCGCACTTGATGTAACAAGTAAGCTTCAAACCCATTCATATATAATTCATATATAAATGAGTAAGGGTAGTAGTGTTTTGCTATTGCCCTGACAGGAGTAAAAAAGGAGGAAGAATGAGAAGCAAGTTCATCTGGTTGGTGGTGAGCGGTGTGATGGTACTGTCTCTGGTGCTGGCATCCTGTGCCCCGTCAGCGCCGACAACCCCGACAACCCCCACGACACCGACGACACCGACAACCCCCACGACACCGACGACTCCAACAACCCCAACAACACCCTCGACACCGGCGACAGAGGTTCCCCGGTATGGCGGAGTGCTGAATACCGTTGATAGTACCTCAATACGCGGTTTCGCCCCTGTCTTGATTCACAAGTCCTCGACTCCGGCCAATAACTTCGCCCTGGAGGCGCTCTGGGGAGGAGACTGGGCGAAAGGACCCGCCGGTACTAACGAAGTAGGCTACCTGGTATTTGTCGGCAGTTTCCAGTTCTTCGGCCCCCGTCTGGCGGAGAGCTATGAAATGCCTGATGATGAGACCCTGATTTTCCATATCCGTAAGGGCGTACACTGGGCGCTGGACCCGGACAGCGAGGCGGCGCGGCTGGTTGGCGGTAGGGAAATGACTGCGGAAGACGTGGCCTATTCCCTTAATGCCTGGTACTTCGACCCGGAGGGACATTGGCAGGCCAGGATAATACCCGAGGAAAGACCTAGCCTCATTGAGGCGACGGACAAGTATACCGTGGTGATTCACATGAAGCCGGGAACAGCCAGCTCGGTAATGTACAATGCTTCTGACTTCAGTGCTATCTTCCCGCCGGAAGTGTATGAGAAGTACAACAAGATGCGGGACTGGCCGGCCATGGTGGGCACGGGACCGTTTATCATTACCGACTATATCGCGGACAGCGTGTTGACGTACAAGAAGAACCCTGATTACTGGCAGGTGGACCCCGTTGGCCCGGGCAAGGGGCAGCAACTGCCTTACCTGGATGGCGTTAAGCTGTTCATCATTTCGGACCGGTCCACCCGTATGTCAGCATTACGTACGGCCAAGGTGGATGTTCTGCCGGGAGAGCCCCCGGGCAAGGCCGGGCTTACCTGGGAAGATGCCGAGCAGATGCTCAAGACCAACCCTGACCTGGAGTATGTGAGGTATCTGAGCCGGGCTCCGGGCGGACTGGAAGTAAGAGTGGATAAACCGGAACTACCCTGGTACGATGTCAAAGTCCGCCAGGCGATGGTGATGGCGATTGATTACGATACCATCATCAAAGACTACTTCCGCGGTAACGGCGCCCTGGCTTACCCGATAGTACCCTATCCCGAACACATGCCCATGTACACGCCGATGGAGGAGCAGAACGAGAC
It encodes the following:
- a CDS encoding ABC transporter substrate-binding protein, which translates into the protein MRSKFIWLVVSGVMVLSLVLASCAPSAPTTPTTPTTPTTPTTPTTPTTPTTPTTPSTPATEVPRYGGVLNTVDSTSIRGFAPVLIHKSSTPANNFALEALWGGDWAKGPAGTNEVGYLVFVGSFQFFGPRLAESYEMPDDETLIFHIRKGVHWALDPDSEAARLVGGREMTAEDVAYSLNAWYFDPEGHWQARIIPEERPSLIEATDKYTVVIHMKPGTASSVMYNASDFSAIFPPEVYEKYNKMRDWPAMVGTGPFIITDYIADSVLTYKKNPDYWQVDPVGPGKGQQLPYLDGVKLFIISDRSTRMSALRTAKVDVLPGEPPGKAGLTWEDAEQMLKTNPDLEYVRYLSRAPGGLEVRVDKPELPWYDVKVRQAMVMAIDYDTIIKDYFRGNGALAYPIVPYPEHMPMYTPMEEQNETVREMYSYNPEKAKQILAEAGYPNGFTIEVITEERTADELTLLREYLSRIGVNLDIQVKERTVFISISEGAQHKHAVYGDLSASTAFAFHPTNPTDTSNVSRVDDPYANQVYLDTRADYIFDEPSLWPLMKEFKQWEIEQAFAIQFPSPMVYHMWQPWLKNYHGEDYLGISTRHYWTKHVWIDTALKKSMGY